The Glycine soja cultivar W05 chromosome 8, ASM419377v2, whole genome shotgun sequence genome has a window encoding:
- the LOC114423498 gene encoding scarecrow-like protein 21 — MQTPQNHKISYGSGGFYVEPVQNLDSYCIPSSENIDNYSSSDNSSQTTYPSVQTLEQYCTLESASTGNSFPSQNSPPALSFSSNNSLLSKLESNSYVLRPQHSLEIASGSPEDDSYLTHDLDGLTHKIRELETAMLGPNADMLDIYGTVIPEPDSFLLEAEKWKKMMEISCRGDLKEMLYMCAKAMAVNDMETTDWLVSELRKMVSISGNPIQRLGAYILESFVARIGASGSTIYKSLKCSEPTGNELLSYMNVLYEICPYFKFGYMSANGAIAEALREESEVHIVDFQIGQGTQWVSLIQALARRPVGPPKIRISGVDDSYSAYARRGGLDIVGKRLSALAQSCHVPFEFNAVRVPVTEVQLEDLELRPYEAVAVNFAISLHHVPDESVNSHNHRDRLLRLAKQLSPKVVTLVEQEFSTNNAPFLQRFVETMNYYLAVFESIDTVLPREHKERINVEQHCLAREVVNLIACEGEERVERHELLNKWRMRFTKAGFTPYPLSSVINSSIKDLLQSYHGHYTLEERDGALFLGWMNQVLVASCAWR, encoded by the coding sequence ATGCAAACACCTCAGAATCATAAAATTTCTTATGGCTCTGGTGGGTTCTATGTTGAGCCTGTGCAAAATTTGGACTCATATTGCATACCATCAAGCGAGAACATAGACAATTACTCTTCCTCTGATAACAGCAGCCaaacaacctacccttcagtcCAAACTTTAGAACAATATTGCACCCTTGAATCTGCTTCCACAGGCAACAGTTTCCCTAGCCAAAATTCTCCACCTGCTCTCAGTTTCTCATCTAACAATAGTCTGTTGTCAAAGCTAGAGTCAAACTCATATGTGTTAAGGCCACAGcattctcttgaaattgctaGTGGTTCACCCGAGGATGATTCTTATTTGACGCATGACCTTGATGGCCTGACACATAAGATAAGAGAGCTGGAAACTGCTATGCTGGGACCTAATGCAGATATGCTAGATATCTATGGTACCGTAATTCCAGAACCTGATTCATTTTTGTTAGAGGCTGAGAAGTGGAAGAAAATGATGGAAATATCATGTAGAGGGGATTTAAAAGAGATGCTTTATATGTGTGCAAAAGCAATGGCTGTGAATGATATGGAGACAACTGATTGGCTGGTGTCTGAGTTGCGTAAGATGGTGTCCATTTCGGGCAATCCGATTCAGCGACTGGGAGCATACATATTGGAGTCCTTTGTTGCAAGGATCGGTGCTTCAGGAAGCACAATCTACAAATCCTTGAAATGTAGTGAGCCTACTGGTAATGAACTACTTTCTTACATGAATGTGCTTTATGAAATTTGTCCATACTTCAAGTTTGGTTACATGTCGGCAAATGGAGCAATTGCTGAAGCTCTGAGGGAGGAAAGTGAAGTCCACATAGTTGACTTTCAGATTGGCCAGGGAACCCAGTGGGTGAGCCTGATTCAAGCTCTTGCTCGCCGCCCTGTAGGCCCCCCGAAGATCCGAATATCAGGTGTTGATGACTCCTATTCGGCCTATGCCAGGAGAGGAGGGCTTGATATTGTTGGGAAAAGGTTATCCGCACTTGCACAGTCATGTCATGTACCCTTTGAGTTCAATGCTGTAAGAGTACCTGTTACTGAGGTGCAACTTGAAGACCTTGAACTTCGCCCTTATGAAGCTGTGGCAGTGAACTTTGCCATTAGTCTGCACCATGTGCCAGATGAAAGTGTGAACAGTCACAATCATCGTGACCGATTGTTGAGATTAGCTAAGCAACTGTCTCCTAAGGTGGTGACTCTGGTTGAGCAGGAATTCAGCACCAACAATGCGCCGTTCTTGCAGCGCTTCGTTGAGACAATGAACTACTACTTGGCTGTTTTTGAATCAATCGATACTGTTCTTCCAAGGGAGCACAAAGAGAGGATTAATGTGGAGCAGCATTGTTTGGCTCGCGAAGTTGTCAACTTAATAGCATGTGAAGGAGAAGAAAGAGTTGAACGTCACGAGCTTCTGAATAAGTGGAGAATGCGTTTCACAAAGGCTGGATTTACACCTTATCCATTGAGCTCCGTTATTAATTCTTCAATCAAGGATCTTCTGCAGAGCTACCATGGACACTACACTCTAGAAGAGAGAGATGGTGCACTATTTCTTGGTTGGATGAATCAAGTTCTTGTTGCATCTTGTGCTTGGAGATGA